One window from the genome of Commensalibacter oyaizuii encodes:
- a CDS encoding S1C family serine protease: MALHLLGKTYLKSHEEIIVHDHGVYQDFEKICQILNQHGLSIRLAEPVITTDHENGSFISWYCDTQVEPVVPLADQYEIVRQKLTQAISVLSTFYAEDPEKSQLLHAALTVQSRQDLLIADDLVVIKNWGLKSLNQGTPSTLNLFSMFAEGKQNNQAPETPSLAEKPALIDQKDPIGSRHVYLKNGNFHGRGWVIITRVIAAILFFIIGLLLGWRILYAERPKKIAGISVVEAQELVHKKPEIEKHNHQLEDEIKKLEEQLKHSPCDLQKSRALPELNKHIDTPFTPMKSDGKTFQGSLPELLERSTVFILVLSADENGNKNVTSGSGFFVTPDLIVTNRHVVENTVNNTILVTNKSLGQLKKAHITSISNRSDSVDGFDLAVLKIEDAPPQQPLSFSLEAQPLQTVVAAGYPGIIIRQDNALKRLIQGDRQAIPGVILTKGEINAIQDNAHGEKIMPHSAAVSPGNSGGALVDLCGRVVGVNTFVTVDQETSSHSNYAQKSDSIVQALQGANVPIQVQTGACKENPPTAEQNQKQPQSDPKGQEQSNNLKEKSDTPNNHKPETSSTHHGETP, encoded by the coding sequence ATGGCGCTGCATCTGCTTGGAAAAACATATTTAAAATCACATGAAGAAATCATTGTCCATGATCATGGAGTTTACCAAGATTTTGAAAAAATATGCCAAATTTTAAATCAACATGGTTTATCCATCCGATTGGCTGAACCCGTTATCACAACCGACCATGAGAATGGCTCTTTTATTAGTTGGTACTGTGATACACAAGTTGAACCAGTTGTACCTTTGGCAGATCAGTACGAAATTGTGCGTCAAAAACTGACACAGGCAATATCGGTTTTGTCGACATTTTATGCGGAAGATCCTGAAAAAAGCCAGTTGTTGCATGCCGCATTAACAGTTCAAAGTCGACAAGATTTATTAATTGCAGATGATCTTGTGGTTATAAAAAATTGGGGGTTAAAATCCCTTAATCAAGGAACGCCTTCGACATTAAATTTGTTTTCTATGTTTGCCGAAGGTAAACAGAATAATCAAGCACCTGAAACACCTTCTTTGGCTGAAAAGCCTGCACTGATTGATCAAAAAGATCCAATTGGTTCGCGCCACGTCTATTTAAAAAATGGCAATTTCCATGGACGAGGGTGGGTTATTATAACGCGCGTGATAGCAGCGATTTTGTTTTTTATTATTGGTTTACTATTAGGATGGCGTATTCTTTATGCAGAACGCCCCAAAAAAATTGCTGGTATTTCTGTGGTTGAGGCACAAGAACTCGTTCACAAAAAACCTGAAATTGAAAAACATAATCATCAGTTAGAAGACGAAATCAAAAAATTAGAGGAACAACTGAAACATTCCCCATGTGATTTGCAAAAGAGCAGGGCCTTGCCTGAATTAAATAAGCACATAGATACCCCATTTACCCCTATGAAATCAGACGGAAAAACGTTTCAAGGTAGCCTTCCAGAGTTATTGGAAAGAAGCACCGTCTTTATTCTTGTATTGTCAGCAGATGAAAATGGAAATAAAAACGTTACTTCGGGAAGTGGTTTTTTCGTAACCCCTGATTTAATTGTAACCAATCGTCACGTGGTCGAAAATACAGTTAATAATACAATATTGGTTACCAATAAATCCTTGGGTCAATTAAAGAAAGCACATATTACATCAATTAGTAATCGTTCAGATTCTGTAGATGGGTTTGATTTGGCTGTTTTGAAAATAGAAGATGCCCCACCCCAACAGCCTTTAAGTTTTTCATTAGAAGCCCAACCTTTGCAAACTGTTGTTGCCGCAGGGTATCCAGGAATTATTATTCGCCAAGACAACGCCTTAAAACGCTTAATTCAAGGAGACAGGCAAGCCATTCCAGGGGTTATTTTAACCAAGGGTGAAATCAACGCTATTCAGGATAATGCACATGGTGAAAAAATAATGCCTCATAGTGCCGCAGTATCCCCAGGAAATTCAGGGGGGGCATTGGTGGATTTGTGTGGTCGGGTTGTCGGGGTGAATACCTTTGTTACTGTTGATCAAGAAACATCGTCGCACAGCAATTACGCCCAAAAATCAGATTCTATTGTTCAGGCATTACAAGGGGCTAATGTTCCAATTCAGGTACAAACAGGTGCCTGTAAAGAAAACCCACCTACGGCAGAGCAAAATCAAAAACAACCGCAATCAGATCCCAAAGGCCAAGAGCAATCGAATAATCTAAAAGAAAAATCAGATACTCCTAATAATCACAAACCAGAAACATCTTCAACACATCATGGAGAAACACCATGA
- a CDS encoding invasion associated locus B family protein encodes MKKILLSSVFICLFAPNNNQAFAQEKSNNTPNNSAASSPITVNRQVGSWQVHCAYPNPNEMNKQKNNSQGCIAQQSLMVKGKDDKQTPVASLLLEKVRDNQNPTKINPFRLTIITPLGFSLQQPMTISIDHGIQKNLPWITCTTNGCLASANIDSSLQKSLETNKMAHLVVHRVNKTTVTINFNIADLHKVLISMDELINKKAQ; translated from the coding sequence ATGAAAAAAATACTATTATCCAGCGTTTTTATTTGTCTCTTTGCCCCTAACAACAATCAAGCTTTTGCTCAGGAAAAATCAAATAATACACCTAACAATAGTGCAGCATCATCTCCTATCACGGTAAATCGACAAGTTGGTTCCTGGCAAGTTCATTGTGCTTACCCCAACCCTAATGAAATGAATAAACAAAAAAATAATTCCCAAGGATGTATTGCTCAACAAAGTCTGATGGTCAAAGGAAAAGATGACAAACAAACCCCCGTTGCTTCTTTATTATTAGAAAAAGTACGAGACAATCAAAATCCGACAAAAATTAATCCCTTTAGATTAACAATTATTACGCCTTTGGGTTTTTCACTACAACAACCCATGACCATATCCATAGATCACGGGATTCAAAAAAACTTACCATGGATAACATGCACAACAAACGGATGTCTTGCTTCTGCAAATATTGATAGCTCATTGCAAAAGTCTTTAGAAACTAACAAAATGGCACATCTGGTTGTTCATCGGGTAAATAAGACGACAGTTACAATCAATTTTAATATTGCAGATCTTCATAAGGTGCTAATATCTATGGATGAACTTATCAATAAAAAAGCGCAATAA
- the lpdA gene encoding dihydrolipoyl dehydrogenase, giving the protein MTDTKFDLIVIGAGPGGYVAAIRAAQLGLKTAIIEAKHLGGICLNWGCIPTKTLLAGAEIAQKIQHAQQFGFSIEYYDFDMSKLVDYSRQVSQQLVQGINYLLEKNKVTLFTATAKFLAKEKLQIINNKGETKILSAPHIIVATGSKPATLPQLPIDGKYVWSYKEALIPKQLPKSLLVVGSGAIGSEFASLYNDLGSQVTLIDIAAQIMPTEDREVAHYVQQQFEQRGIHILTKTSLEKITIENDQVICEIKTLDGIQEITVDHVLSAIGVRPNFTSLELNKLGLGTEKGFIKTDQWCRTNIVGVYAVGDVAGAPCLAHKASHEAILCVEKIAGINDIHPLDRTLIPSCIFTNPQVASIGLTEQQANAKRYPVKIGNFPFQANGKALALGYPIGFVKTIIHQDTGEILGVHMVGHEVTELIQGFSIAKTLEATDEDLTHVIFSHPTLSEAMHESILSAMQKAIHV; this is encoded by the coding sequence ATGACAGATACAAAATTTGACTTAATCGTTATTGGCGCAGGGCCAGGTGGATATGTTGCTGCAATTCGTGCAGCTCAGTTAGGATTAAAAACTGCTATTATTGAGGCAAAACACTTGGGGGGTATTTGTCTCAACTGGGGATGTATTCCAACAAAAACTCTCTTAGCAGGTGCTGAAATTGCTCAAAAAATACAACACGCTCAACAGTTTGGTTTTTCCATAGAATATTATGATTTTGATATGAGCAAGCTGGTGGACTATAGTCGTCAAGTATCTCAGCAATTAGTACAAGGGATTAATTATTTATTAGAAAAAAATAAAGTAACTTTATTTACAGCAACAGCTAAATTTTTAGCTAAAGAAAAGTTACAAATTATTAATAATAAAGGAGAAACAAAAATTTTGTCAGCTCCACATATTATTGTAGCAACAGGGTCAAAGCCTGCAACCTTACCTCAATTACCCATTGATGGTAAGTATGTGTGGAGTTACAAAGAAGCTTTAATTCCAAAACAATTACCAAAATCTTTACTAGTTGTTGGATCAGGTGCAATTGGTAGCGAGTTTGCAAGTTTATATAATGATCTTGGCTCGCAAGTAACTTTAATCGATATTGCAGCACAAATTATGCCCACAGAAGATCGCGAAGTGGCACATTATGTACAGCAACAATTTGAGCAACGTGGAATACATATTCTAACAAAGACGTCCTTAGAAAAAATCACTATTGAAAATGATCAAGTGATTTGCGAAATTAAAACACTGGATGGAATACAAGAAATTACTGTTGATCATGTTTTATCTGCAATTGGCGTTCGTCCTAACTTTACAAGCTTAGAATTAAATAAACTTGGATTGGGAACTGAAAAAGGATTTATAAAAACCGATCAGTGGTGCAGAACAAATATCGTTGGTGTTTATGCTGTTGGAGACGTTGCAGGAGCACCTTGTTTGGCACATAAAGCTAGCCACGAGGCTATTTTATGTGTTGAAAAAATTGCAGGTATAAATGATATACATCCTCTTGATCGCACGCTTATACCTAGTTGTATTTTTACTAACCCACAAGTTGCCAGTATTGGCTTGACCGAACAACAAGCTAATGCAAAAAGGTATCCTGTCAAGATAGGAAATTTTCCATTTCAGGCAAATGGCAAAGCCCTTGCTTTAGGTTATCCGATAGGATTCGTTAAAACTATTATACATCAAGATACTGGAGAAATTTTGGGTGTTCATATGGTAGGACACGAAGTAACAGAACTGATCCAAGGTTTTTCTATTGCCAAAACATTAGAAGCAACAGATGAAGATTTGACACATGTCATTTTCTCTCATCCTACTCTTTCTGAAGCGATGCATGAATCAATATTATCAGCGATGCAAAAAGCTATTCATGTTTAA
- a CDS encoding 2-oxo acid dehydrogenase subunit E2, with amino-acid sequence MSTIQTLEIPKWGLSMQEGKITKWSVKEGDLFKKGDEICVIETSKIANSLEATFDSVLRKILAQSGSTLKVGSIIAICADKDISDEEIEQFIQSLNVQQFDKPNKEIPKSNEIELPKTVTSKTSIQPQVSVANNSYKDKAFITQTISIPSSLQGYQEQKALFTTPHAQKLAKKYNVNLDKIIGTGPQKRISLKDIQLAVIANGGKWPEIQSQANVKQIKSIEDDSHVLATPLARRVAKKWNINLHDCRASGSRGRVCKADVEAVYYRDANNISKNDGLEDAKQPTIIPMDGMRQTIAQRLQAAKSEIPHFYLTIDFNVELLQKLRAEINNTHPEVKLSINDMFLKVVARALVAVPEVNVQYDEENKQIIQFNQADISVAVAIPGGLITPIVKAADQKSLSEISTTVRDLVTRAKTGKLAMDEFQGGSFCISNLGMYGIKQFEAIVNPPQGAILALGVSEKRAVVINDEIVMRHMVTATLSCDHRVIDGATGAKFLASLKGFVENPALCLV; translated from the coding sequence ATGAGTACTATTCAGACCTTAGAAATCCCCAAATGGGGCCTTTCAATGCAAGAGGGAAAAATTACTAAATGGAGCGTGAAAGAAGGAGATTTATTTAAAAAAGGGGATGAGATTTGTGTTATTGAAACGAGTAAGATAGCGAACTCTTTAGAGGCCACTTTTGATAGTGTGTTAAGAAAAATTCTAGCACAATCAGGATCCACTTTGAAAGTTGGTTCAATTATTGCAATTTGTGCTGATAAAGATATTTCTGATGAAGAAATAGAACAATTTATTCAGTCTTTAAATGTACAACAATTTGACAAACCTAATAAAGAAATACCTAAATCTAATGAAATAGAGTTACCTAAGACTGTCACATCTAAAACATCAATCCAACCTCAAGTCTCTGTTGCTAATAATTCATACAAAGACAAAGCCTTTATAACACAGACAATTTCAATACCTTCGTCACTGCAAGGATATCAGGAACAAAAAGCTTTATTTACAACACCTCATGCGCAAAAGTTGGCCAAAAAATATAATGTGAATTTAGATAAAATTATAGGAACAGGCCCTCAAAAACGGATTAGTTTAAAGGATATTCAACTTGCGGTTATTGCAAATGGGGGAAAATGGCCAGAAATACAATCTCAAGCTAATGTAAAACAGATTAAATCAATTGAAGATGATAGTCATGTTCTAGCCACACCATTGGCTCGACGTGTTGCTAAAAAGTGGAATATTAATTTACATGATTGTCGGGCTTCAGGTAGTCGTGGGCGCGTCTGTAAAGCTGACGTAGAGGCTGTATATTATCGTGATGCAAATAATATCTCTAAAAATGATGGTTTGGAAGATGCAAAACAACCAACTATCATTCCTATGGATGGAATGCGTCAGACAATTGCTCAACGCCTACAAGCTGCAAAATCTGAAATTCCTCATTTTTACCTAACAATTGATTTCAATGTTGAATTATTACAAAAACTACGTGCAGAGATTAATAACACACATCCTGAAGTGAAATTATCAATTAATGATATGTTTTTAAAAGTAGTTGCACGAGCATTAGTTGCTGTACCAGAGGTCAACGTGCAATATGATGAAGAAAATAAGCAAATTATTCAATTTAACCAGGCAGATATTTCTGTTGCAGTGGCAATTCCTGGTGGATTAATTACCCCTATTGTTAAAGCAGCAGATCAAAAATCTTTATCTGAAATATCGACGACTGTTCGGGATTTAGTAACACGTGCCAAAACAGGGAAATTGGCAATGGACGAGTTCCAAGGCGGGAGTTTCTGTATCTCTAATCTTGGAATGTATGGAATTAAACAATTCGAGGCTATCGTAAATCCCCCACAAGGTGCAATCCTGGCTTTAGGTGTATCAGAAAAACGTGCTGTGGTAATCAATGATGAAATTGTTATGCGTCATATGGTAACGGCAACCCTATCTTGCGATCATCGTGTTATTGATGGTGCAACAGGAGCTAAATTTTTGGCTAGTTTAAAAGGATTTGTTGAAAATCCTGCCTTATGTTTAGTGTAG
- a CDS encoding thiamine pyrophosphate-dependent dehydrogenase E1 component subunit alpha, with protein MQLTEQQILKAYKKMRDIREFEDRLHEENTTGDIAGFIHLYSGEEAIAVGVCENLTDKDYITSTHRGHGHCIAKGCDIDGMMAEIFGKYDGLCHGKGGSMHIADLNKGMLGANGIVGGGPPLAIGAALSAKTLKTGGIALSFTGDGGSNQGLTFEAMNMAVVLKLPVVFVFENNGFAEGTGCDYAVGSKDIAKRAGGFGMPSTKVDGTDFFAVYEVAHKAIEHARTGKGPYVIEATANRFYGHFEGDPGLVLSKEELTEIKKNYDPLVIFRQKVEEQIGKDQLDKIDLESKKAVENAVIKARAASFPDISELLTDVYVSY; from the coding sequence ATGCAATTAACAGAACAACAAATCCTCAAAGCTTATAAAAAAATGCGAGACATTCGTGAATTCGAAGATAGGCTTCATGAGGAAAATACTACAGGTGATATTGCTGGTTTTATCCATTTGTATAGCGGAGAAGAGGCAATTGCAGTAGGTGTTTGCGAAAATTTAACTGATAAAGATTATATTACATCAACACATAGAGGACATGGGCATTGTATTGCTAAAGGATGTGATATCGATGGAATGATGGCAGAAATTTTCGGTAAATATGATGGCTTATGCCACGGTAAAGGAGGATCCATGCATATTGCTGATCTTAACAAAGGAATGCTAGGGGCAAATGGTATTGTTGGTGGCGGCCCTCCTTTAGCAATTGGTGCGGCATTATCTGCTAAAACGTTAAAAACGGGAGGTATTGCTCTCTCTTTTACTGGGGATGGAGGGTCAAACCAAGGATTAACTTTTGAAGCAATGAATATGGCTGTTGTGCTTAAATTACCCGTTGTATTTGTATTTGAAAATAATGGTTTCGCTGAGGGAACAGGTTGTGATTATGCTGTGGGAAGCAAAGATATAGCAAAACGTGCTGGAGGATTTGGCATGCCATCAACTAAAGTTGATGGGACAGATTTTTTTGCTGTTTATGAGGTTGCGCATAAAGCAATTGAACATGCCCGTACTGGTAAAGGTCCGTATGTTATAGAAGCTACAGCAAACAGATTTTACGGACATTTTGAAGGAGATCCTGGACTGGTTCTATCGAAAGAAGAACTTACCGAGATTAAGAAAAATTACGATCCCTTAGTAATTTTTCGTCAAAAAGTAGAAGAACAAATCGGTAAAGATCAACTTGATAAAATTGATTTAGAATCAAAAAAGGCTGTTGAAAATGCAGTAATTAAAGCTCGTGCAGCAAGTTTTCCAGATATTTCTGAATTACTTACTGATGTTTATGTTTCATATTAA
- a CDS encoding MYG1 family protein: MPTAIAIPSDSLTEGLMDRSKELLIVTHNGRFHIDDVFAFTTLAIALDLDNRPFKVERTRDPEIIEKADIVFDVGGIFDGKRRFDHHQIGAPERDIKQTPKNLEGTIPYSSAGLIWQAFGLDVIQKLAPDLDAKSRKVAHGVIEKALVIPIDAIDNGKMHPENGLNFSSIINVFNPAWDTDDQSTQLERFFEASKIVRTVLIYQLNIEFARIRAISCCEEAYKSSPDSRILMLPRWMPHIYPIFAHGWNTQLVIYPAENEWRIGTVPIRMHGNDRRRLFPNSWGGLEGEALEAETGIKGSKFVHKGLFIAVTNSKESAIALAEKTLGG, from the coding sequence ATGCCTACCGCAATTGCAATTCCTTCTGATTCCTTAACGGAAGGATTAATGGATCGAAGCAAAGAATTACTAATCGTCACTCATAATGGACGGTTTCATATTGATGATGTTTTTGCCTTTACCACATTGGCCATTGCATTGGACTTGGATAATCGTCCCTTTAAAGTGGAAAGAACACGCGATCCAGAGATTATAGAAAAAGCAGATATTGTTTTTGATGTCGGTGGGATTTTTGATGGAAAACGTCGTTTCGATCACCACCAAATTGGTGCCCCAGAACGCGATATTAAACAAACCCCAAAAAATTTAGAAGGCACAATTCCATACAGTTCTGCTGGTTTAATTTGGCAGGCCTTCGGTTTAGATGTTATTCAAAAACTAGCCCCTGATTTAGATGCAAAATCACGTAAAGTGGCCCACGGGGTAATCGAAAAAGCTTTGGTTATTCCCATTGATGCAATCGACAACGGCAAAATGCATCCTGAAAATGGATTAAATTTTTCGTCAATTATTAATGTGTTTAACCCTGCTTGGGATACTGACGATCAATCTACACAGCTTGAACGTTTTTTTGAAGCATCAAAAATTGTCAGAACTGTTTTAATTTATCAATTAAATATCGAATTTGCCCGTATTCGTGCCATCAGCTGTTGTGAAGAGGCATATAAATCCAGCCCTGACAGTCGTATCTTAATGCTGCCTCGTTGGATGCCTCATATTTATCCAATATTCGCACATGGTTGGAATACACAGTTGGTTATTTATCCTGCTGAAAATGAATGGCGTATTGGCACTGTGCCTATTCGTATGCACGGCAATGACCGTCGTCGGTTATTTCCCAACAGTTGGGGTGGACTTGAAGGCGAAGCACTAGAAGCTGAAACAGGTATTAAAGGTTCCAAATTTGTTCACAAGGGTTTGTTTATTGCCGTTACAAACAGCAAAGAATCTGCCATTGCCTTGGCTGAAAAAACTCTGGGCGGTTAA
- a CDS encoding alpha-ketoacid dehydrogenase subunit beta: MSEKSYRSAIKEAIEFEMRHDPTVVVIGEDVRGGHGAKNTEENKLEGFGGVLGVTKGLWTEFGSERVIDTPITESAIIGMTAGAAATGLRPVTDLMFMDFYGVCFDMLYNQAAKFRYMFGGKAKASMVVRGMIGAGFSAAAQHSQSPYHVFASVPGLKVVVPSNAYDAKGLLTQSIRDDDPVVFCEHKLLYDTQCEVPDDAYTIPFGVANYTREGTDITIIALGFMVHRANEAADNLVADGISVEVVDPRTISPLDEEGILESVASTGRVIIVDESAARCGFGHDIAALIVQKAFYSLKAPIELITPPHTPVPFSNVLEQAWLPSVDRIEQAARKLMEV, encoded by the coding sequence ATGTCAGAAAAAAGCTATAGAAGTGCAATTAAAGAAGCTATTGAATTTGAAATGCGTCATGATCCTACTGTGGTTGTAATTGGTGAAGACGTACGCGGGGGACACGGTGCAAAAAATACTGAAGAAAACAAATTAGAAGGTTTTGGAGGCGTTTTAGGCGTTACCAAAGGGTTATGGACCGAGTTTGGCTCAGAAAGAGTTATTGATACCCCCATTACTGAATCTGCTATTATCGGAATGACAGCAGGGGCTGCGGCAACTGGATTACGTCCAGTAACAGATTTAATGTTTATGGACTTTTATGGTGTTTGTTTTGATATGCTTTATAATCAAGCAGCAAAATTTCGCTATATGTTTGGTGGTAAAGCAAAAGCCTCAATGGTTGTTAGAGGAATGATTGGTGCGGGGTTTTCTGCAGCAGCACAACATTCACAATCCCCATATCATGTTTTTGCTTCAGTTCCAGGGTTAAAGGTTGTTGTTCCTTCAAATGCTTATGATGCAAAAGGATTATTAACACAATCTATTCGTGATGATGATCCTGTAGTTTTTTGCGAGCACAAATTACTTTATGACACTCAGTGTGAAGTCCCAGATGATGCTTATACTATTCCTTTTGGTGTTGCTAATTATACGCGAGAAGGAACAGACATTACAATAATTGCTTTGGGGTTTATGGTGCATCGTGCTAACGAAGCTGCTGATAATCTTGTCGCAGATGGCATATCTGTTGAAGTTGTGGATCCGAGGACTATTTCCCCATTGGATGAAGAGGGTATTTTAGAGTCAGTTGCATCTACTGGTCGGGTAATAATTGTTGATGAATCTGCGGCACGTTGTGGTTTTGGTCATGATATAGCGGCTTTAATTGTACAAAAAGCTTTTTATAGTTTAAAAGCACCAATTGAATTAATCACTCCTCCTCACACACCTGTTCCATTTTCTAATGTCTTGGAGCAAGCATGGCTACCTAGTGTCGATCGTATTGAACAGGCTGCCCGTAAACTGATGGAGGTTTAA
- a CDS encoding branched-chain amino acid aminotransferase, whose protein sequence is MNSGKNFSITFEKNPSPLSESQRKSILQDPGFGKSFTDHMLLIEYNTEQGWHNARIKAYGPISLDPAVCVFHYGQEIFEGLKAYKAKDGRILLFRPEANAQRFVNSAKRMAMTPLPEDLFIHAVHEFVKVEKDWLPDQSVGTLYLRPFMIASTPYLGVKPSPNYLFMLIASPAGSYFSKGAKPVTVWISEFYTRAASGGTGEAKCGGNYAASLVAQQEATKNNCDQLVFLDAAEHKWIEEMGGMNIFFVFDDGSLMTPPLTGTILPGVTRNSILTLAKAKGLTVREERYAASQWIKDIQSGKIREVFACGTAAVVSPIGFVKDKNGEYTIHNGQPGPITQDIQKTLVDIQYGNAPDPYNWVQEVK, encoded by the coding sequence ATGAATTCCGGAAAAAATTTTTCGATTACATTTGAAAAAAATCCATCCCCCTTATCGGAATCACAAAGAAAATCTATTTTACAAGACCCTGGTTTTGGTAAATCATTTACGGACCATATGTTATTGATTGAATATAATACCGAACAAGGCTGGCATAATGCCCGTATCAAGGCATATGGCCCGATTAGTTTGGACCCTGCGGTTTGCGTCTTTCATTATGGTCAAGAAATTTTCGAAGGATTAAAAGCTTATAAAGCCAAAGATGGACGTATTTTATTATTCCGACCCGAAGCAAACGCACAACGTTTCGTCAATTCAGCAAAACGTATGGCTATGACTCCTTTACCCGAAGATTTGTTTATACACGCTGTTCACGAATTTGTAAAAGTCGAAAAAGACTGGCTGCCCGATCAATCTGTCGGTACTCTTTATCTGCGTCCTTTCATGATTGCCAGCACCCCATATCTTGGGGTTAAACCCTCCCCTAATTATTTATTTATGTTGATTGCATCCCCTGCTGGATCCTATTTTTCCAAAGGTGCAAAACCAGTTACAGTATGGATTTCAGAATTCTACACCCGTGCAGCTTCTGGTGGAACAGGAGAGGCAAAATGTGGTGGAAATTACGCAGCAAGTTTGGTTGCACAACAAGAAGCAACAAAAAATAACTGTGATCAATTGGTTTTTTTAGACGCTGCTGAACATAAATGGATTGAAGAAATGGGGGGAATGAACATTTTCTTTGTCTTTGATGATGGTTCATTAATGACACCACCCCTGACAGGGACAATTTTACCTGGTGTTACGCGTAACTCGATCCTAACTTTGGCAAAAGCCAAAGGATTAACCGTTCGCGAAGAACGTTATGCTGCTAGTCAATGGATCAAAGATATTCAAAGCGGTAAAATACGCGAGGTATTTGCCTGCGGAACGGCTGCTGTTGTATCCCCTATTGGTTTTGTTAAAGATAAAAATGGGGAATATACAATTCATAACGGCCAACCTGGTCCAATTACCCAAGACATTCAAAAAACACTAGTTGATATTCAATATGGGAATGCCCCTGATCCCTATAACTGGGTTCAAGAGGTTAAATAG
- the gabD gene encoding NADP-dependent succinate-semialdehyde dehydrogenase — protein MNLKNQSLFRQQCYINGQWLDADSGQTINVTNPATNEVIGTVPKMGPTETRKAVKAAEQAQIHWREKTAKERSVILRRWYDLVLQSQDDLALLLTMEQGKPLAEAKGEIAYGASYLEWFAEEAKRVYGDVIPGASQTQRVVVIKQPIGVTAAITPWNFPNAMITRKAGAALAVGCSMVLKPASATPYSALALAVLAEQAGVPAGVLNILTGSAGEIGDELTSNPIVRKLSFTGSTEIGADLMQACAKTVKKLSMELGGNAPFIVFDDADIDAAVEGAMISKYRNAGQTCVCANRLYVQKGIYDDFVTKLKAAVGKLKVGNGTEAGVTVGPMIDAKAVEKVKEHIDDAISKGAKIAVGGKALGGNFFEPTILSHVPTSALVSKEETFGPLAPVFCFDTEEEAIQLANDTEFGLASYLYANDMSRIVRVSEKLEYGIVGINTGLISNEMAPFGGIKASGLGREGSKYGIEDYLEIKYLCVNLNK, from the coding sequence ATGAATCTTAAAAATCAATCCTTATTTCGTCAACAATGCTATATTAATGGGCAATGGTTGGATGCAGATAGTGGTCAAACCATTAACGTAACCAACCCTGCGACAAATGAAGTGATTGGTACAGTTCCCAAAATGGGGCCAACAGAAACACGTAAGGCTGTCAAAGCTGCAGAGCAAGCACAAATACATTGGCGTGAAAAAACTGCCAAAGAACGTTCGGTTATTTTGCGCCGTTGGTATGACCTAGTTTTACAATCTCAAGACGACTTGGCATTGTTATTGACAATGGAACAAGGAAAACCCTTGGCTGAAGCAAAGGGAGAAATTGCCTATGGTGCATCGTATCTAGAATGGTTTGCAGAGGAAGCCAAACGTGTATACGGAGATGTCATTCCTGGTGCCAGTCAAACCCAGCGGGTTGTTGTCATAAAGCAACCAATTGGGGTTACCGCTGCAATTACGCCATGGAATTTTCCCAATGCTATGATAACGCGTAAGGCTGGGGCTGCACTAGCTGTTGGATGTTCGATGGTTTTAAAACCCGCCAGTGCAACCCCATATTCTGCGCTGGCATTGGCTGTCTTGGCTGAACAAGCAGGGGTGCCAGCAGGGGTGTTGAATATACTTACTGGTTCTGCTGGGGAAATTGGAGATGAATTGACCAGCAACCCTATTGTCCGTAAATTATCTTTTACTGGTTCAACAGAAATTGGCGCAGATTTAATGCAGGCATGTGCCAAAACGGTTAAAAAACTTTCTATGGAATTGGGGGGGAATGCACCTTTTATTGTTTTTGACGACGCTGATATTGATGCCGCTGTTGAAGGGGCGATGATATCTAAATATCGCAATGCGGGGCAAACCTGTGTTTGTGCTAATCGTCTTTATGTTCAAAAAGGCATTTATGATGATTTTGTTACCAAATTAAAAGCAGCGGTTGGAAAGCTAAAGGTTGGAAATGGAACCGAGGCTGGGGTGACGGTAGGCCCAATGATTGATGCCAAGGCTGTGGAAAAGGTCAAGGAACATATTGACGATGCCATATCTAAAGGTGCGAAAATTGCTGTTGGTGGTAAAGCATTGGGGGGCAATTTCTTTGAACCGACAATTTTGTCGCATGTTCCAACATCAGCCTTAGTTTCTAAAGAAGAAACCTTTGGTCCATTAGCCCCTGTTTTTTGTTTTGATACAGAAGAAGAAGCTATACAATTGGCTAATGATACGGAATTTGGACTGGCTTCTTATCTTTATGCCAATGACATGTCCAGAATTGTTCGCGTCTCTGAAAAATTAGAATATGGTATTGTTGGTATTAATACTGGTCTTATTTCAAATGAAATGGCACCTTTTGGGGGAATCAAAGCCTCTGGATTAGGGCGTGAAGGATCAAAATATGGTATCGAAGATTATTTAGAAATTAAATATCTATGTGTTAATTTAAATAAATAG